A genomic window from Aquila chrysaetos chrysaetos chromosome 21, bAquChr1.4, whole genome shotgun sequence includes:
- the LOC115333777 gene encoding V-set and immunoglobulin domain-containing protein 4-like isoform X2 — translation MGEVVRIVVFVMAFISCNALLDLSGVQEIKGTWMRSTTLPCTYMPSEGFTQQTLIWSMERDYGTSTIFRRDDSGDHVLLSQFRDRVSVPKHSPGDASLLIENLEIPDSGHYTCQVIWRSKNNSLITKEVTTTVKVVKVAATKPVIRASEPGLTFPPGARASLTCVANGSPPISYRWFRSVPGGKALLLSSQAELAWDSLQPSDTGKYYCEAENRVGARAVQQSDAVQLTVRDAPAAKQAAGRDAVSEGPPVATGPPPAAPPPSLYALAAALGGAALVALPAALLRRRRNREEPLYEVTFHSTADVTRLETDVEVPVKHLHKETNSKTETSNDTFTMKDNGHDSICIRKNPEYENLVNAMESEYESI, via the exons ATGGGAGAAGTTGTGCGGATAGTGGTGTTTGTGATGGCTTTCATCAGCTGCAACG ccctgctggaTCTGTCTGGTGTCCAAGAGATCAAGGGCACATGGATGAGATCCACCACTTTACCGTGTACCTACATGCCCTCAGAGGGTTTCACACAGCAAACGCTCATCTGGAGCATGGAGCGAGACTATGGCACCTCTACCATCTTTCGGAGGGACGATTCTGGTGACCATGTCTTGTTGTCTCAGTTCCGAGACCGGGTCAGCGTCCCAAAGCACAGCCCAGGGGACGCCTCACTCCTAATCGAGAACCTTGAAATCCCCGACAGTGGACACTACACCTGTCAAGTCATCTGGAGGTCTAAAAATAACAGCTTGATAACAAAGGAGGTGACCACTACGGTTAAAGTTGTCAAAG TTGCAGCGACCAAGCCCGTCATCAGGGCCAGCGAGCCGGGACTGACTTTCCCGCCAGGAGCCAGGGCCAGCCTGACCTGTGTGGCCAACGGGTCCCCCCCCATCAGCTACCGCTGGTTCAGGAGCGTGCCGGGAGGGAAAGCCCTGCTCCTGAGCAGCCAGGCCGAGCTGGCGTGGGACAGCCTGCAGCCCTCCGACACCGGGAAGTACTACTGTGAGGCCGAAAACAGGGTTGGGGCCAGGGCTGTGCAGCAGAGCGATGCCGTTCAGCTGACGGTGAGAG ATGCGCCCGCCGCGAAGCAGGCCGCCGGGAGGGATGCCGTTTCGGAGGGGCCGCCCGTTGCCACAG gtcccccgcccgccgcgccgcccccgtCCCTCTACGCGCTGGCGGCCGCGCTGGGCGGGGCCGCGCTCGTGGCGCTCCCGGCCGCGCTGCTGCGCCGGCGGCGAAACCGGGAGG aaccTCTCTATGAAGTCACTTT CCATAGCACTGCAGATGTCACAAGACTGGAGACTGATGTGGAAGTCCCTGTTAAGCACCTACACAAGGAGACAAATTCTAAGACTGAAACATCCAATGACACTTTCACCATGAAAGACAACGGCCATGACAGCATATGCATCAGGAAAAATCCTGAGTATGAGAACTTGGTGAATGCAATGGAATCAGAATATGAAAGCATTTAG
- the LOC115333777 gene encoding V-set and immunoglobulin domain-containing protein 4-like isoform X1, with product MGEVVRIVVFVMAFISCNALLDLSGVQEIKGTWMRSTTLPCTYMPSEGFTQQTLIWSMERDYGTSTIFRRDDSGDHVLLSQFRDRVSVPKHSPGDASLLIENLEIPDSGHYTCQVIWRSKNNSLITKEVTTTVKVVKVAATKPVIRASEPGLTFPPGARASLTCVANGSPPISYRWFRSVPGGKALLLSSQAELAWDSLQPSDTGKYYCEAENRVGARAVQQSDAVQLTVRESPVTQQPSPGTSRHTRPPFTPRGGAPQRVPTDAPAAKQAAGRDAVSEGPPVATGPPPAAPPPSLYALAAALGGAALVALPAALLRRRRNREEPLYEVTFHSTADVTRLETDVEVPVKHLHKETNSKTETSNDTFTMKDNGHDSICIRKNPEYENLVNAMESEYESI from the exons ATGGGAGAAGTTGTGCGGATAGTGGTGTTTGTGATGGCTTTCATCAGCTGCAACG ccctgctggaTCTGTCTGGTGTCCAAGAGATCAAGGGCACATGGATGAGATCCACCACTTTACCGTGTACCTACATGCCCTCAGAGGGTTTCACACAGCAAACGCTCATCTGGAGCATGGAGCGAGACTATGGCACCTCTACCATCTTTCGGAGGGACGATTCTGGTGACCATGTCTTGTTGTCTCAGTTCCGAGACCGGGTCAGCGTCCCAAAGCACAGCCCAGGGGACGCCTCACTCCTAATCGAGAACCTTGAAATCCCCGACAGTGGACACTACACCTGTCAAGTCATCTGGAGGTCTAAAAATAACAGCTTGATAACAAAGGAGGTGACCACTACGGTTAAAGTTGTCAAAG TTGCAGCGACCAAGCCCGTCATCAGGGCCAGCGAGCCGGGACTGACTTTCCCGCCAGGAGCCAGGGCCAGCCTGACCTGTGTGGCCAACGGGTCCCCCCCCATCAGCTACCGCTGGTTCAGGAGCGTGCCGGGAGGGAAAGCCCTGCTCCTGAGCAGCCAGGCCGAGCTGGCGTGGGACAGCCTGCAGCCCTCCGACACCGGGAAGTACTACTGTGAGGCCGAAAACAGGGTTGGGGCCAGGGCTGTGCAGCAGAGCGATGCCGTTCAGCTGACGGTGAGAG AGTCCCCAGTCACACAGCAGCCCAGCCCGGGGACCAGCAGGCACACCAGACCCCCATTCACCCCCCGAGGCGGTGCGCCCCAGCGAGTGCCCACGG ATGCGCCCGCCGCGAAGCAGGCCGCCGGGAGGGATGCCGTTTCGGAGGGGCCGCCCGTTGCCACAG gtcccccgcccgccgcgccgcccccgtCCCTCTACGCGCTGGCGGCCGCGCTGGGCGGGGCCGCGCTCGTGGCGCTCCCGGCCGCGCTGCTGCGCCGGCGGCGAAACCGGGAGG aaccTCTCTATGAAGTCACTTT CCATAGCACTGCAGATGTCACAAGACTGGAGACTGATGTGGAAGTCCCTGTTAAGCACCTACACAAGGAGACAAATTCTAAGACTGAAACATCCAATGACACTTTCACCATGAAAGACAACGGCCATGACAGCATATGCATCAGGAAAAATCCTGAGTATGAGAACTTGGTGAATGCAATGGAATCAGAATATGAAAGCATTTAG
- the LOC115333777 gene encoding V-set and immunoglobulin domain-containing protein 4-like isoform X5 — translation MGEVVRIVVFVMAFISCNALLDLSGVQEIKGTWMRSTTLPCTYMPSEGFTQQTLIWSMERDYGTSTIFRRDDSGDHVLLSQFRDRVSVPKHSPGDASLLIENLEIPDSGHYTCQVIWRSKNNSLITKEVTTTVKVVKVAATKPVIRASEPGLTFPPGARASLTCVANGSPPISYRWFRSVPGGKALLLSSQAELAWDSLQPSDTGKYYCEAENRVGARAVQQSDAVQLTVRESPVTQQPSPGTSRHTRPPFTPRGGAPQRVPTDAPAAKQAAGRDAVSEGPPVATAIALQMSQDWRLMWKSLLSTYTRRQILRLKHPMTLSP, via the exons ATGGGAGAAGTTGTGCGGATAGTGGTGTTTGTGATGGCTTTCATCAGCTGCAACG ccctgctggaTCTGTCTGGTGTCCAAGAGATCAAGGGCACATGGATGAGATCCACCACTTTACCGTGTACCTACATGCCCTCAGAGGGTTTCACACAGCAAACGCTCATCTGGAGCATGGAGCGAGACTATGGCACCTCTACCATCTTTCGGAGGGACGATTCTGGTGACCATGTCTTGTTGTCTCAGTTCCGAGACCGGGTCAGCGTCCCAAAGCACAGCCCAGGGGACGCCTCACTCCTAATCGAGAACCTTGAAATCCCCGACAGTGGACACTACACCTGTCAAGTCATCTGGAGGTCTAAAAATAACAGCTTGATAACAAAGGAGGTGACCACTACGGTTAAAGTTGTCAAAG TTGCAGCGACCAAGCCCGTCATCAGGGCCAGCGAGCCGGGACTGACTTTCCCGCCAGGAGCCAGGGCCAGCCTGACCTGTGTGGCCAACGGGTCCCCCCCCATCAGCTACCGCTGGTTCAGGAGCGTGCCGGGAGGGAAAGCCCTGCTCCTGAGCAGCCAGGCCGAGCTGGCGTGGGACAGCCTGCAGCCCTCCGACACCGGGAAGTACTACTGTGAGGCCGAAAACAGGGTTGGGGCCAGGGCTGTGCAGCAGAGCGATGCCGTTCAGCTGACGGTGAGAG AGTCCCCAGTCACACAGCAGCCCAGCCCGGGGACCAGCAGGCACACCAGACCCCCATTCACCCCCCGAGGCGGTGCGCCCCAGCGAGTGCCCACGG ATGCGCCCGCCGCGAAGCAGGCCGCCGGGAGGGATGCCGTTTCGGAGGGGCCGCCCGTTGCCACAG CCATAGCACTGCAGATGTCACAAGACTGGAGACTGATGTGGAAGTCCCTGTTAAGCACCTACACAAGGAGACAAATTCTAAGACTGAAACATCCAATGACACTTTCACCATGA
- the LOC115333777 gene encoding V-set and immunoglobulin domain-containing protein 4-like isoform X3, translated as MGEVVRIVVFVMAFISCNALLDLSGVQEIKGTWMRSTTLPCTYMPSEGFTQQTLIWSMERDYGTSTIFRRDDSGDHVLLSQFRDRVSVPKHSPGDASLLIENLEIPDSGHYTCQVIWRSKNNSLITKEVTTTVKVVKVAATKPVIRASEPGLTFPPGARASLTCVANGSPPISYRWFRSVPGGKALLLSSQAELAWDSLQPSDTGKYYCEAENRVGARAVQQSDAVQLTVRESPVTQQPSPGTSRHTRPPFTPRGGAPQRVPTDAPAAKQAAGRDAVSEGPPVATGPPPAAPPPSLYALAAALGGAALVALPAALLRRRRNREGAVGKLVSVVNSHHYFTRQRTGIPSSSFEISSFYTCLSF; from the exons ATGGGAGAAGTTGTGCGGATAGTGGTGTTTGTGATGGCTTTCATCAGCTGCAACG ccctgctggaTCTGTCTGGTGTCCAAGAGATCAAGGGCACATGGATGAGATCCACCACTTTACCGTGTACCTACATGCCCTCAGAGGGTTTCACACAGCAAACGCTCATCTGGAGCATGGAGCGAGACTATGGCACCTCTACCATCTTTCGGAGGGACGATTCTGGTGACCATGTCTTGTTGTCTCAGTTCCGAGACCGGGTCAGCGTCCCAAAGCACAGCCCAGGGGACGCCTCACTCCTAATCGAGAACCTTGAAATCCCCGACAGTGGACACTACACCTGTCAAGTCATCTGGAGGTCTAAAAATAACAGCTTGATAACAAAGGAGGTGACCACTACGGTTAAAGTTGTCAAAG TTGCAGCGACCAAGCCCGTCATCAGGGCCAGCGAGCCGGGACTGACTTTCCCGCCAGGAGCCAGGGCCAGCCTGACCTGTGTGGCCAACGGGTCCCCCCCCATCAGCTACCGCTGGTTCAGGAGCGTGCCGGGAGGGAAAGCCCTGCTCCTGAGCAGCCAGGCCGAGCTGGCGTGGGACAGCCTGCAGCCCTCCGACACCGGGAAGTACTACTGTGAGGCCGAAAACAGGGTTGGGGCCAGGGCTGTGCAGCAGAGCGATGCCGTTCAGCTGACGGTGAGAG AGTCCCCAGTCACACAGCAGCCCAGCCCGGGGACCAGCAGGCACACCAGACCCCCATTCACCCCCCGAGGCGGTGCGCCCCAGCGAGTGCCCACGG ATGCGCCCGCCGCGAAGCAGGCCGCCGGGAGGGATGCCGTTTCGGAGGGGCCGCCCGTTGCCACAG gtcccccgcccgccgcgccgcccccgtCCCTCTACGCGCTGGCGGCCGCGCTGGGCGGGGCCGCGCTCGTGGCGCTCCCGGCCGCGCTGCTGCGCCGGCGGCGAAACCGGGAGG GTGCTGTGGGAAAACTGGTCTCTGTAGTAAATTCCCACCATTATTTCACAAGGCAAAGGACAGGAATTCCCAGCTCTTCTTTTGAGATAAGTTCCTTCTATACatgcctttctttttaa
- the LOC115333777 gene encoding V-set and immunoglobulin domain-containing protein 4-like isoform X4 yields the protein MGEVVRIVVFVMAFISCNALLDLSGVQEIKGTWMRSTTLPCTYMPSEGFTQQTLIWSMERDYGTSTIFRRDDSGDHVLLSQFRDRVSVPKHSPGDASLLIENLEIPDSGHYTCQVIWRSKNNSLITKEVTTTVKVVKVAATKPVIRASEPGLTFPPGARASLTCVANGSPPISYRWFRSVPGGKALLLSSQAELAWDSLQPSDTGKYYCEAENRVGARAVQQSDAVQLTVRESPVTQQPSPGTSRHTRPPFTPRGGAPQRVPTDAPAAKQAAGRDAVSEGPPVATGPPPAAPPPSLYALAAALGGAALVALPAALLRRRRNREEPLYEVTLCCGKTGLCSKFPPLFHKAKDRNSQLFF from the exons ATGGGAGAAGTTGTGCGGATAGTGGTGTTTGTGATGGCTTTCATCAGCTGCAACG ccctgctggaTCTGTCTGGTGTCCAAGAGATCAAGGGCACATGGATGAGATCCACCACTTTACCGTGTACCTACATGCCCTCAGAGGGTTTCACACAGCAAACGCTCATCTGGAGCATGGAGCGAGACTATGGCACCTCTACCATCTTTCGGAGGGACGATTCTGGTGACCATGTCTTGTTGTCTCAGTTCCGAGACCGGGTCAGCGTCCCAAAGCACAGCCCAGGGGACGCCTCACTCCTAATCGAGAACCTTGAAATCCCCGACAGTGGACACTACACCTGTCAAGTCATCTGGAGGTCTAAAAATAACAGCTTGATAACAAAGGAGGTGACCACTACGGTTAAAGTTGTCAAAG TTGCAGCGACCAAGCCCGTCATCAGGGCCAGCGAGCCGGGACTGACTTTCCCGCCAGGAGCCAGGGCCAGCCTGACCTGTGTGGCCAACGGGTCCCCCCCCATCAGCTACCGCTGGTTCAGGAGCGTGCCGGGAGGGAAAGCCCTGCTCCTGAGCAGCCAGGCCGAGCTGGCGTGGGACAGCCTGCAGCCCTCCGACACCGGGAAGTACTACTGTGAGGCCGAAAACAGGGTTGGGGCCAGGGCTGTGCAGCAGAGCGATGCCGTTCAGCTGACGGTGAGAG AGTCCCCAGTCACACAGCAGCCCAGCCCGGGGACCAGCAGGCACACCAGACCCCCATTCACCCCCCGAGGCGGTGCGCCCCAGCGAGTGCCCACGG ATGCGCCCGCCGCGAAGCAGGCCGCCGGGAGGGATGCCGTTTCGGAGGGGCCGCCCGTTGCCACAG gtcccccgcccgccgcgccgcccccgtCCCTCTACGCGCTGGCGGCCGCGCTGGGCGGGGCCGCGCTCGTGGCGCTCCCGGCCGCGCTGCTGCGCCGGCGGCGAAACCGGGAGG aaccTCTCTATGAAGTCACTTT GTGCTGTGGGAAAACTGGTCTCTGTAGTAAATTCCCACCATTATTTCACAAGGCAAAGGACAGGAATTCCCAGCTCTTCTTTTGA
- the LOC115333780 gene encoding LOW QUALITY PROTEIN: V-set and immunoglobulin domain-containing protein 4-like (The sequence of the model RefSeq protein was modified relative to this genomic sequence to represent the inferred CDS: deleted 1 base in 1 codon) translates to MGMLVRAAMLMSPLLFCNAFLDLTGPSEVEGIWKGSITLPCAYVPEKDFVQQTLKWTVIHDQSSGTVFRRDSSGDHVLLSKYRDRVSVLKDTPGNVSLHILNLEVSDRGTYTCQVTWRASNNSLIAKDITTKVEVVKVAATKPVIRASEPGLTFPPGARASLTCVANGSPPISYRWFRSVPGGKALLLSSQAELAWDSLQPSDTGKYYCEAENRVGARAVQQSDAVQLTVREKNQTELVFRGTSVTSWTPWGSTTITDLPMPVVTPENGVGYPEKNYTTQIVHFGLFFECQSWNSRKAPVCNSSRSSIPPIALQCRDFQGTHLSLYLVILIAVVCGAVVFLVIFLIICIRKPKDVQVYEVKFHNSRTAASSRCESTDHYEAPISSTENNYVMEPVENKRYEEINTKKNEYVGNTEESVYEVGDTV, encoded by the exons aTGGGAATGCTGGTGAGAGCAGCCATGCTTATGAGTCCTCTTCTCTTCTGTAACG cttttctggACCTGACTGGCCCCAGTGAGGTTGAAGGCATATGGAAGGGATCTATCACCTTGCCATGTGCCTATGTGCCTGAGAAGGACTTTGTGCAGCAAACACTCAAGTGGACTGTGATACATGACCAGAGCTCTGGCACCGTCTTTCGGAGGGACAGTTCTGGTGACCACGTTCTCCTGTCCAAGTACAGGGACAGGGTCAGTGTCCTGAAGGACACCCCAGGGAACGTGTCTCTCCACATCCTGAACCTGGAGGTCTCTGACAGGGGAACCTACACTTGCCAGGTCACCTGGAGAGCCAGCAACAACAGCCTGATAGCAAAAGACATCACCACTAAAGTGGAGGTTGTTAAAG TTGCAGCGACCAAGCCCGTCATCAGGGCCAGCGAGCCGGGACTGACTTTCCCGCCAGGAGCCAGGGCCAGCCTGACCTGTGTGGCCAACGGGTCC CCCCCCATCAGCTACCGCTGGTTCAGGAGCGTGCCGGGAGGGAAAGCCCTGCTCCTGAGCAGCCAGGCCGAGCTGGCGTGGGACAGCCTGCAGCCCTCCGACACCGGGAAGTACTACTGTGAGGCCGAAAACAGGGTTGGGGCCAGGGCTGTGCAGCAGAGCGATGCCGTTCAGCTGACGGTGAGAG aaaaaaaccaaacagagcTGGTGTTCAGAGGTACCTCAGTAACCTCTTGGACTCCATGGGGCTCCACCACTATTA cagatcTGCCCATGCCAGTAGTGACTCCTGAGAATGGTGTGGGATATCCAGAAAAGAATTACACAACCCAGA TAGTCCATTTTGGTCTTTTCTTTGAGTGTCAAAGCTGGAACAGCAGAAAAGCCCCAGTGTGCAACTCCAGCAGATCTTCTATACCTCCTATAGCTTTGCAGTGCCGTG ATTTCCAAGGGACTCACCTGTCCCTGTACCTGGTCATCCTGATTGCTGTGGTTTGTGGTGCTGTGGTTTTCCTCGTCATCTTTCTTATCATTTGCATTAGAAAGCCCAAAGACG ttcaAGTCTATGAAGTAAAATT CCATAACTCAAGAACAGCAGCTTCTTCAAGGTGTGAAAGTACGGATCATTATGAGGCACCCATCTCCTCCACTGAAAACAACTATGTGATGGAGCCCgtggaaaacaaaagatatgaagaaataaatacaaaaaagaatgaatatgTTGGAAACACCGAAGAATCTGTATATGAAGTAGGGGACACTGTATGA